The following are encoded together in the Streptococcus oralis genome:
- a CDS encoding alpha/beta fold hydrolase: MKFHEFGDKNLPPILLIHGGGSSWWNYLRQARILSEEYRIILPTLNGHGEEYRLDYVSTEDSALEILDYIKANCGGKLFAIGGVSLGGQITMELLSLDSEIAEKAIIDGSLCIPQPRLAKISIFLVSLFGKLMFNKFSCKLQLSMMNKLYPKLAYPEEIKAYYLEDLPRTPIKTLVTIYKNYMGCYKLKDMISASKAQVLYIYGEKELNCVKESAKLFHQLHSNTILYEAKGYNHCYLSAYLPYEWIDLVVPFLKSDSLEMCNESDMP; this comes from the coding sequence ATGAAATTCCATGAATTTGGTGATAAGAATTTGCCTCCTATTTTACTGATACATGGTGGTGGAAGTTCTTGGTGGAATTATCTTCGTCAAGCACGAATCTTGTCAGAAGAATACCGTATTATTCTACCCACTTTGAATGGCCACGGCGAGGAATATCGACTTGATTATGTTTCTACTGAAGATTCTGCTTTGGAGATTCTAGACTATATCAAAGCAAACTGTGGTGGGAAATTATTTGCAATCGGTGGTGTTTCACTTGGTGGTCAAATTACCATGGAGCTTTTGTCTTTAGACAGTGAAATTGCTGAGAAGGCCATCATAGATGGAAGCCTCTGCATTCCTCAACCAAGGTTAGCTAAAATCAGCATCTTTCTAGTGTCTCTATTTGGTAAACTGATGTTCAATAAATTCTCTTGCAAACTTCAGTTAAGCATGATGAACAAACTCTATCCTAAACTGGCTTATCCAGAGGAAATAAAAGCTTATTATTTGGAGGATTTGCCAAGGACGCCTATCAAAACATTGGTGACCATTTACAAAAACTATATGGGATGTTACAAGCTGAAAGATATGATTTCTGCTAGCAAGGCTCAGGTTCTGTATATCTATGGTGAAAAAGAATTGAACTGTGTGAAAGAATCAGCGAAATTATTTCATCAGCTACATTCAAATACAATTTTGTATGAAGCAAAGGGCTATAACCACTGCTATTTATCAGCTTACTTGCCTTATGAGTGGATTGATTTGGTGGTGCCATTTTTAAAGAGTGATTCATTAGAAATGTGTAACGAATCTGATATGCCATAA
- the aac(6') gene encoding aminoglycoside 6'-N-acetyltransferase produces MDGITKDSIKTAKLIKQLWPQLTDKEAFDEVKKYTNGKNTAIFTEVEGDTIVGLALCSLRFDYVEGCKYSPIGFLEGIIVDEEYRLKDIAKNLCTKCEEWAKNKGCKEFASDCTLTNTDSIRFHLNIGFQEANRIIHFKKKL; encoded by the coding sequence ATGGATGGAATAACAAAAGATTCTATAAAAACGGCTAAATTAATAAAACAATTATGGCCCCAATTGACCGATAAAGAAGCTTTTGATGAAGTAAAAAAATATACGAATGGCAAAAATACTGCAATCTTTACTGAAGTTGAAGGTGACACAATTGTAGGTCTAGCACTATGTTCACTCAGATTTGATTATGTTGAAGGTTGTAAATATAGTCCTATTGGATTCTTAGAAGGGATTATTGTCGACGAGGAATATCGTTTAAAGGATATTGCTAAAAATCTCTGTACAAAATGTGAGGAATGGGCGAAAAATAAAGGATGTAAGGAATTTGCAAGTGACTGTACTTTAACGAATACGGATTCTATAAGATTTCATCTCAATATTGGATTTCAGGAGGCAAATAGAATTATTCATTTTAAGAAAAAATTATAA
- a CDS encoding Type 1 glutamine amidotransferase-like domain-containing protein, with the protein MKKQIFLMGGNPPITKYSIVDKIVLSSKIERIVIFTVFRDNWQPYMKKYTEVFQSQFPNLNTDYLLLDTEQIDFDSYLDADLIIIGGGNTEKYIATYVNQEFKNYIDHMLNKGAKVIGFSAGALLLGEKVYVSPNDNSDHQIKIKNGLGLFSQFLISVHYDSWNDKANKDRAEELVSVPIIPLNDHSCLVLDRLGNIIEKID; encoded by the coding sequence TTGAAAAAACAAATTTTTTTGATGGGTGGGAATCCCCCAATAACGAAATATAGCATTGTTGATAAAATTGTATTATCAAGCAAGATTGAAAGAATTGTTATTTTTACGGTTTTTCGAGATAATTGGCAACCCTATATGAAAAAGTACACAGAAGTTTTCCAAAGTCAATTTCCTAATCTAAACACTGATTACTTACTTTTGGACACTGAGCAGATTGATTTTGATAGCTATTTAGATGCTGATCTAATCATCATTGGTGGAGGAAATACGGAAAAATATATAGCTACTTATGTCAATCAGGAGTTCAAAAATTATATCGATCATATGCTTAATAAAGGGGCAAAAGTTATAGGGTTTTCTGCAGGAGCCCTATTATTAGGAGAAAAAGTATATGTCTCACCTAATGATAATTCAGATCATCAGATAAAGATAAAAAATGGATTAGGACTCTTTAGTCAGTTTTTAATTAGTGTCCATTATGATTCCTGGAATGATAAAGCTAATAAGGATAGAGCAGAAGAACTTGTCAGTGTTCCCATAATTCCACTAAATGATCATTCCTGTCTTGTATTGGATAGACTTGGAAACATTATTGAGAAAATTGACTAG
- a CDS encoding CPBP family intramembrane glutamic endopeptidase: protein MTEIDKRNLKKYLCFTFGITYISWGLLAIFTQSYILGLETLIGRILHIVGALGPAIASGFYLKSNNIKFKHFLFNKIENSSIYFIYHMLAILILFSVSSLELNGVSIYLMPLFFIQLIFFGGGHEELGWRGILQPLLDKKYTYWQSNLIVGSIWGIWHLPLWFIVGESHQGFPFILFFIYTLFLSFVSGLLYCQTKSVGYCVLFHAFANLLNLYFVLKINLIFIIIFIGYLIYTILASNRISKETTF, encoded by the coding sequence ATGACAGAAATTGATAAAAGGAATTTAAAAAAATATCTTTGTTTTACATTTGGAATTACTTATATATCTTGGGGGCTTCTTGCCATATTTACACAATCTTATATTTTGGGATTAGAGACACTTATAGGAAGAATATTACATATAGTTGGTGCACTTGGACCAGCTATTGCAAGTGGCTTTTATTTAAAAAGTAATAATATAAAATTTAAACATTTTTTATTTAATAAGATAGAAAATAGTAGTATTTATTTCATTTATCATATGTTAGCAATTTTGATACTATTTTCTGTATCTTCCTTAGAATTAAACGGAGTATCAATTTATCTGATGCCATTATTCTTTATACAACTAATTTTTTTTGGTGGTGGACATGAAGAATTAGGATGGAGAGGAATATTACAACCATTACTTGATAAAAAATATACTTATTGGCAATCTAATTTGATTGTAGGATCAATTTGGGGAATATGGCATCTGCCTTTATGGTTTATAGTTGGAGAAAGTCATCAAGGATTTCCTTTTATTTTATTTTTTATATATACATTATTTTTAAGTTTTGTTTCAGGGCTTCTTTACTGTCAAACGAAATCTGTGGGATACTGTGTATTATTTCATGCATTCGCAAATTTGTTAAATCTCTATTTTGTGTTAAAAATTAATCTTATTTTTATTATCATTTTTATTGGTTATTTGATTTATACTATATTGGCGAGTAATAGAATTAGTAAGGAAACAACATTTTAA